CCGTCCGCGGTACCTTGCGAGCGCGCCGATGCGACGAGGGACGAACCAGTTAATGCTGTAACAGTTTGGCAAGATGTCGATGTGCAGTTCATGGCGGGCTCACAGGTGAGTTGAAGGGAGTTTTAAAATAATTTCTTAAAGCAACTTCGGTATTGGTAAGCATATCGAACCAATCGCCTCTTGGGAAACGACTTGTTTTAACCATCTTGGTCAGTTATGCTTACCAACATGAGCCGACTTCCACTACACACCTTGCCAGTCTTCCGCAGCGCCGCCCGTTCGCAGAACCTGCGCGCCACCGCGGTCGAAATGCACCTTACCCACAGCGCCGTCAGCCAGCAGATCGGCGTGCTGGAGCAGCAGCTGGGCTTCCCCCTGTTCGAGCGCCGCGGCCGCCGCATCGTGCTCAACGAAGCCGGCCAGACTTTGCTGTGCAGCGTCGAGTCGGCGCTGGCGCAACTGGACACCGGCGTGCTGGCCGCCGCCGCCACTGCAGTCGGCACCTCGCAACGCTTGCGGCTGACCGTCATGCCCTCTTTTTTGCAGCGCTGGCTGCTGCCGCGCATGCATCGCTGGCGCGAGCGTCATCCCGACATTGCGCTGGAACTGCATTCTTCGCAGCAGCTGATGGACTTGCAGCGCGATGGTTTCCACGTCGCGCTGAGGCAAGGCAAAGGCGGCTGGCCGGGCTTGAGCGACGAGCGCCTGATCGACAGTCCGCTGGTGGTGGTGGCTTCGCCCGCCACCGCGCGCCGCTTGCAAGGCGGCAGCGTCGCCGCCCTGGCGCACGAACCGCTGCTGGGTAGCGCCGAGTCTTGGGACCGCTGGTTCAGCGAAGCCGGACTCAAGCTGCGCAGCAATCCGGTGGCCACTTTCAGCGATGCCGGCCTGATGCTGCAAGCCGCCGAGCAAGGGCTGGGGATTGCGCTGGGACGCGAGTTCATGGTGGCCGACGCCTTGCGCGACGGCCTGCTGGTGCAGCTGTCGGAGCAGCGGCTGGAACCGGATGTCGACTACGCATCCTACTTCCTGGTGTATCCGCCCGCCCTGCGCGACTGGGCGCCGCTGCAAGCCTTGCGCGGTTGGCTGCATGACGAAGCGTGCGCCTTGCAGAAAAACATTGCGCCGGCGGCGCCAGTCATTACGCCGATGACAGCGGAGC
The sequence above is a segment of the Collimonas sp. PA-H2 genome. Coding sequences within it:
- a CDS encoding LysR substrate-binding domain-containing protein — its product is MLTNMSRLPLHTLPVFRSAARSQNLRATAVEMHLTHSAVSQQIGVLEQQLGFPLFERRGRRIVLNEAGQTLLCSVESALAQLDTGVLAAAATAVGTSQRLRLTVMPSFLQRWLLPRMHRWRERHPDIALELHSSQQLMDLQRDGFHVALRQGKGGWPGLSDERLIDSPLVVVASPATARRLQGGSVAALAHEPLLGSAESWDRWFSEAGLKLRSNPVATFSDAGLMLQAAEQGLGIALGREFMVADALRDGLLVQLSEQRLEPDVDYASYFLVYPPALRDWAPLQALRGWLHDEACALQKNIAPAAPVITPMTAEPPRKSAARAKAAKPKP